The segment ACAACTTTCAGCTAATAAGGGTGAACAATGGttaatgtgtatgtgtgaaaaAGTTGTGGATTATGCCTCTAGTAAAAACATCCACACCAAACCATTAAAACTTAAATTTCTTATCAGACTAGAGCAAatcatatttaaacaaattgataaaaaaaatacaaatcaacTAGAATGAATCAACAAGTAAATCATGAATACACCCAAtatacttaaacaaaaaaaaaattatatttaactttAACCCTAGATTTTTGTATCATATATCAATTTCAATTAAAACTTGGACCAAAACAAGGTAAAGGATAATGAAAGACAGATATATGCTATTAACCAATCAGTagttccataaaaaaaaaaacaacaacaacaaaagttcAGTTTCTACAAGAAGTATGAGAGAATTAAGATGTTAATAATGTAAAGCTTTTTATAgatactctaaaaaaaaaaaaatgtaaattggaATGAACATTTGCAGCTGAtgtaatgtaacaaaaacttcTAGATTATATGTATGCAGTGGGTTGCTTGTTAACATACAAAGTAGCTAACATTGGAACCTAACGCATGACACATTGATTCATACAAATTTCATGTAActgtaacaaaaacaaaagcatttTGGTTACCTAAAATATTTCCTTAagttacaaaatatatatatattctactgAATGAAGTAAATTTCTAGGGCTATACCTTCTATTTGGGACGTGAAAGGAAagatgacaaacaaaaaaagtaaaatttaagttAGCAATAAATACAAAGTCACAACCTTTAAGTATGGTCATTGCTTACAGATTCATGAAATCTTTCTTGTTCCTAATGTCTATATAGGGTTAGTAAGCAACTATAGATGTGCTTATTctgcatacaaaaaaaatgatctaCATTATACTTTAATGCAACAATacagcatttaaaaataaattaaaaagtccAAACAATAAGGTAAATTGCTTTActaaaataacaatacaaaTCTTCTTTAGacctaatattttaattattttttaactttgcTATTTTCCCCTGTGCTACAGTTTACTCTAGCCTATACCATTAACTATTTAGGTTTAACAGAAATTCTTCATCAACCTGGATGACAATTATAAAGAGAACAAAGTTTAAAAACCATTCAATTCTATTGCACAATTCTTGCTTTAAAATGtaagaggcacccaaagatcaaGTAAAAATTGTCTAAGCTGGATAGAATTAATTGGAagagggattaaaaaaaacaagtactTAGTTTGGATAACAAAATTATTGTGaccagtaatttttttttggaataaatAAGTGAAACAAATCAATATAAAACCTGTTTCCATGGGCCTCCACACGAAACTATTGTGGCAGCACTTTCTCATTAATGACACAAATGATTGTGAGTTGTGTGTAAATAGAGCTTAAAATTATggcaaaatatctttttttttcttaaagaagggaacaataataaaaattataataataaacaatcaaATTGAAGAAGATGACAGGACACCTCATTGCTGTCCAAAACTTCTTAATCACATAATATTCAAAACATATCACGGTGTCCATtaactagaaaacaaaaacactgcAAATAATGTGGGAAATTGAATTTCCCAATAATTTACATCAAACAACAATAGTTATACTGAATAAGACACAAATTGCTCCAATTACTACAACCCTAATTATCTAACATTTAAAGATGATTTTCTAAAGACTATTGATTGCAAAATAATGGCAATTATTAACAAACTCACTTTTATATCTCTATGTCAGAGGCTAATCcatttataataaatttttaGCACacaatatacacacaaaaacaaacttatCTTAATAACAATACACCCTTTCCTAAGTTTCATTGATAAATCAAACAGTTTTATTGTTACAACCAGTTTTAGAAGGAAAAATAAGGATAGACTTTTATTTTTTCGTAACTGAGAAGGGTTCGGCTTTGACCTGGTGCCTTTTATGCTTACGAGGCCAAGTTCCAGTATCGAAGGCTGTAGCTGGTACAACGATGGTGGCCCTGCCAACTATTTCTCCCCCAGTAGGAGAAGTTTCAGTTCTGTACATATTCTGAATTGAGACTGCTGTACCCATGGATGGTGAGTCTCTGGGCAGTGAGTCTTGGTTAAATTCATCCTCATCATTAAAGCTCATATTGGCAAAACCTGATGAGCTGACCTCCCTGCTTGATCTCTTACTGTTTGGACCTTTTACCTTCAGCCTTTGGTATCTTCCTTCATCATCAAACTCGTCTGGTGCTTCCCACTCTGCTTCATCTTGGTGAGCTGAAGTCCACGTTGATGTGCCTACCAGTTGCACGGAAGATGCAACAGGAAGATCTCCAGGACGTTGAATATTGGGCCTAGTTGTAGGAGGGGCAGGCCTAACAACAGTTTGATTAAACATGTGGTGTTGAAAAGCATGGGAGTGTCTCATGTCCTGATGACTTGCCTGTGGGACAATAGGATGGCTAATTTTCTGAGTCTGTTGGGAATTGGGCTTACTCTGTGATACGCTTTCCAAGACAGACTTCTGGATGTTGGGCTGGTTATTATTATGTGATTGTGCCATTGGTAAAAAATGCTGTGTTTGTGTATTCCATGTTGGGTTTGTGTGGGACATGGAAATATGTCTGTATTGCGCATTGTATGACATGTTATTGGGATGCTGACTCTCCTGTGACACTCCACCAATGTAATGCTGACCCTGGTTGTTAATAACTATATCATTTTTTCTGGTGCCCATGTAATCAGTATTTGGACCTGTCATGCCAACAGGATTCAAAACCACTTTTGCAGGAATGGTACTGGCAGCAGAAGATGGCATGGGAAGTGGGTTAATGCTTCCTTTCTTCATGGAACGCTTCATTGCTTTGTTTAGAGGCACAGCTCCAAAAGGATCTTCAGGAATATTGCTGATTATACTTTccagctcggcatgaccagacATAGTTAAGGTGTCATTTTGTTTTGGGTATTCATAGTTTCTGCCTATCTGTTGACTGGACAAGTAGTCACTGCTGACACTGTTAGAACAACCACTTAACTGTTGAAGACTACCTGGCTGTGCTTCATCTGGAGTCTTGATGTACATGATGTCCTCCATTGAGAGTGACACAGTGCTGGAAGATGGCCCGGAAGAGATATTACTATGAGAGGTGTGAAATGGTGTACTACCGAAAATGTCAGCTTGATCTGTTTTTTTAGATACCAGAAAATCACCAGAGGTAGCTGTTATTGAGGTGGAACTTCCAGGACTAGTCACTGTAGATGATGTATTGCTTTTGACAGGCTTATACTTGAAAGGGGCACTATCAAATACATCAGTTGATgttgagttgatagaagatgTCCCTGAAGCTTGAACAGATGCTGGGGTTGATGTTTTAGATGATTTAGGCTTAAACGGTGCTGCTGAGAAAACATCAAAACCACTTTCAAGTTCTGGTGATATGACTGATGACGATGTGGTCATTGCAGAATGATCAACATCAGCCTCTGCTGGCTCACAAGCTAAAGTGATTTGATCCTTCAGATAGCCAAAAGATTTTTCAGTGAGCTGTCTGGCACCATTCTGTTCCATTGCTGTGTGACCGGCATTGGATAATCCTTGCTGGTTTGGGAAGTAATATTGCACTGGGTTAGGAACATTGTGTGCCTGTGGCCATCCTTGGGCCTGACCTACATAAGCATCCTGAAGTTCATCATCATCCAACAATGGCTTTACACCATATTCATGGCCAACTATTCTGTCTGCCCCAGTAACATACTTAACATTGACACTGTCAGCTTCATTGCTTCCTGACTTGATTGCAACAGACACAGCCAGATCCACTGGCCTTGAACCAAACTCATCATCCAGCTCTTGATAGTCAAAGTTGTTGGCCTGCTGGGTTTTCAGTGACGGGTGATCCTCCTCAGCATAAGAAGAGCTAGACTCTTTGCGACCTCTTGGCTCAAGTTTACTTATAGCTGCACTTACTAGATTAAGCTGATGACCATCATCATACACAGCAGCCTTTGTTCCCTCTTGTCCAAAAATTGGCACATTCTCTTTGTTTCTACCATCATAAACATCATCTGTTTCATCTGAATCAATCAGCTGGGAATACTTAGTTCTGCCCAACGCTGCCCGCAGCTGACCAGTGCCTAGGAAATCCCTTGAACGAGTTTCTGAGCCTTGCTCAGCAGCAGCCAGAGTGTCAGAAAGAGCTGCAGATTGGAGTTTGACTTTTTCAGTTGTCTTGGTATTAACTCTATTATCTGAGCCACTGTCACTTGAGGATCCATCCAATGATATTTCtacaaaagaaatgttaaaaatgttaaattcataATCAGCCAAAGTTACTACCAGGCTTTATAGGAATGACAGACATAAAAGCAAATAAATACACATCtatctaaataaataataaatatttctaatgaacaAATTCTAGTTATTAAATGTTAATGCTTAACTGAAACTATTCTTAAAGGGTTAGTAGCTTCTATTAGAACCAACATGCAAGAGATAATAATTTATTCATTATCCAGTTAAGGTAGAAATAAGAAAACATGCCTGCTTAATAGAAAAGCTGATGCAGCTGTGTTACAGGCTTAGTTACCATTTGCATCATTCATGATTACAACACCCAAAGGCAAATATTAACATGAGACGTAACTTAGAGTGAACAATAGTATTTATTGATCGCATAAAACTAAATacactaacaaaacatgagttTTGACAATAcagaatgataaaaaaaattataattgatttgttctagcatacatacacacacacaacattccAAATAAGAATAAGAAATAAGGAAGGAAAGATAACAGACTTTTATGAGACATTGCTACATTCTTATTAAAGCCAAGGGAAAGATAACAGACTTTCATGAGACATTGCTAAATTCTTAttaaactaaaatttgaaatacaaaaacatctTTACAATAAATGATTACAAAGTATGTAGGGATTTCTAAAAAGTAGAATGACTTATTGCAATGGaatttttgtttggtttaaaaaaaaacaagctttatgTAAAGATGGACtataaaataagaagaaaataatatgttaattatatatttcattttaaaccaTCATATATCAAAAACtttagcaattatttaacaCTATATTGCCATTAGCTAGTAAACTGAAACTGAGCAACCAATAAATCCTCTgtaatatatgtacatttacacacaaattaCATATCTAAAGTAAATTAGATTAGTGTGTGTCACATCTCTAGTCACAACTAAATGTATCTTTATTCTGAGAGAAACAGcatctaaatcttttttttttaaacaaaatctttagttggaaataaaacataaaagttTGATGTTCAAGCAAGTGCAGAAGATAATGCACATTAAAACACACCTGCTTAAGTGCAGGTCAAAAAGTAGTAATGCTACAAAATTATGGAGGAGAACATGTCACTCACATCATCTATGCCAATACCACACAAACATGCATGCTAAGACAGTTCCAATCACATTCCACACATAGGCGCACATATAcatgtacacacaaacacacatattatTGTATGTGCACTAAGACCACGCTACAGGATATCCTCCAACTAAGAACATAGAGGAGGGGAAGTAGAGACACAGTATTCATGGTGATAGATACTACCAAGTACAAGTGCTGCATGTGCTGTCACAATATGGACAAGGGAGTGAAtagtatttgtatatttataaaacagtgaaaaagaaagaaaatggaaAATAAAGATGACCCTCCCACCAGCTAACAAAGTTTCTTCATAACTTTATAGGCTAGTGATCACAGTAGTGACATTGGACATATGATGCTTTTGGACATATGATGCTTTTGTTAAGTGTGTGTACACTTTAAACTTAAATGGTGCCAGAGCCTATAATTTGCTTCTAGTTATGGCTATTGAAGTAAATAAAATGTGACcataaaacaaatgtaatgcATTCTGTCACTTATTATAATTTCACTTGTTTTCATTGTTGACACTATTGAAGAAAAAGGTGATTATCTTGAAAAGAAACTAAAAgcatttcagaaaaaaaaaggctgaaaaCATTGTTAAAGCAAAGTGGACTGAGGTCATTACAAAATAATCAAGAGAagaataagttttaaaaaaagtataccTAAATAATACAGAAAATAGACAAGGACAAACCGAGTTTTCTTGAAATGTAATTTCAAGttaatcttatcttttcttattattgtaaacacatttcaaaattttgtaatcataataaaaaaaaatgaatacatttctTATGACAAATATTTGTTCAATAATAAACATCATTCAATGGCCATTACATAAATTGACAAATAAGTTACCTATATGGTTCATGTTAACTTACTGTAATACTTTCATTATATGACTAACAtttgtataatattttttagaCTCTTTatctttatatgtatatattacatgcaaaaaaaaaaaaaaacattctgtgaaaaaaaaaaaaaaaaaactattcctAAAACTAATAGAAATGGATTTGAAGTAGAAACTCTATCAAGAACATCAACTCAAAAGATTTgtggatttttttctttctttataacAAATGGtaatgaaaaggaaaaaaaatatagcatttCATACAAGTGGATTTTCATAACATAAGAGATCTCATCTCGTGGATACTTAACATAGACAACTGCTGTAAATCTGTGGTGAAGATCAAAAGTTTTCTCCATCAAATCAATAACTAATGGACTTTGTAAATAATACTGAAACATTCCTATCAATGTTAAGAAAGCATTCTAGCCTTTCAAAATTCtttgtttaaaacttaaaaagatGCACGATCATTTCACTAACCCATTTACTTtcacaaagaaatatcaatataCTTAACAATcagtatataaatatttcaaattggaaacattaaaaactgACCAGCTTTAACAATAATGGAAAATAAATGCTCTtactttattttaagaatgtaaacatatttaagagattttaaaaaataatttaaattgttttgataattaaaaacaaaacacttccTACTTTATAACTTATCATCATATTATTTTCgcacacaaacaaatacacataaaaaaaaaacaagctaatTCAAAAATTGAGCCAATACTGGAATGTCTTAAAGTTTCAgacaataataacattaataatatCACTTTATGTCACAgcctaaactattttttttcccttaactaTAAACCTATCTATTCAGCATACAATTCATTATAAGTAAACAGATCTTTTATAACAGTTGGCTTATCATGTATCTAGCCAAGAGGGACAGATGAATCCATTAAGATAAAtatattaagaatttttttcccttaaaaaGTAACTCATTAAAACttatagaggaaaaaaaaaactgccccACTATCAAGTATCAACATGTAACAAGAAACTGCATCACCATTACCAACACAACATTTTCAACCTTAGAAGGATGCAACAGAAAGAACGAGGTAATAAGTTCATAAAGATACACATCTGAATCTGAACCAGTGTGGCACTACAGCTTGGTGACCATACTTTTCAAGGTTGCAGGAGCAATCTAGCCACTGACCCCCCAAGAGCTTCAAAAAGAATTATAAAGAATTGCCTTGAATAGGAAACCAAAGCAAAGTAAAGCACAGATAAAATAATAGCTATTATTATTACCTCTAAAACATTTCAACAGGGAGTAGTaaagaaaaatcaaataaaagtagtttaatTCATTCCCACCCATAAATTTTCCATACTAACATTGTTTCAAAAACTTTCTAAAATCAATCTTGgaaatcacattttttaacAAGTATTTTCTACAAATCAATGCTTTCTTTAAACTGAGGTTTATTTCATTATGCAGCAAAGccataaataaaatgtagacttttatataaataaagggAGAAAGTGGCTGAGTAACTTTTATTTGTTGTATTTGTTTTCAATGACTGACAGGAAATTCCTAGACTAAGAGATAATGAGGAGAGGTGAAAATTCAGCAAAATATAGAGACAAGATTGGTTGTCCATGAGACTCACATGTGCATGGACCCAAGACAGCCTAAAAAGTTTAACCCAAGGGTATGCTGGTTTATTAACATTGAGTTGAGAGAGatgacacacttttttttttccttttttaagctTCCACttgttatattgttataacctcACTTGTTTTCATAGTGGATAACATTTAGATAAAGAAAAACGTGCTTAACTTGGTGATGGTTTTCCTTGCCTGAAAAAAAAGGCTGAAAACGTCTTATAACCTATTTTATTCCCAACTAGAAAGTAAGCCATTAACATAATACAGAAAAAAGAACTCTGAGTAAAACATCAAATTACAAGAACACAATCAATGGACTGAGCTGTGGTTTATCTGgataacaaacaacaagactaaaaccaaattttaaaaaagttgctACTTTAGACTTGAACACATGCTACAAAATAATTCCCTGTGTAGTCCTAGCTTTGTCAAATGCCATGACTTGGAAGATAAATACATGTGCTACTATATTCACAACTATGAAATTTGATTTCATGTAGATAGATTTGTTGTCATGATTGCACTTGGTCAAAATACTTAAATACTTTGACTACAAtgaaaacaccaaaaaaaaaaatgatgcactTTTATCTCAatactaaatgattaaaaaaGAACTATGTACAGTGATTCTAATTTCAAAGCTTAAACATGCAAATGATAAAGAACAAAAACTTTTGTCATTAACATAGAACTAAAAGCTGAGAATAAGCATAGAAATAACCTAGCTACTTAATAGAATGGTATATGTATCAATGATGCAAAggaattcaaattatttttttttaaagttctcttTCATCAGCTATCATTAAGAACTTGCATATTGAATTCAAGTGGGACAGGAATAAGCTGTGAAGTTTTTAATATGATTCCTCTAGTTGTATTAAGCAGACAGACTTCTGGGGATGAATGGTCACCTATTTTTCTGTAGTCTTTCCATGGCCAAGTATTACCAGTTATGGCCTGGGAAAATAAATGTGTGCCACAAGTTAGTCACAGCCAACCAGTTTTgtggttgttattttttttttgtcctttttattttttgtgtttttttttttcaagttaaaaataTAGAGAAAAATCTTCATTGACAAGTTTAGTTCTTGACAGCTCAATATCAACaggtaaaatttaaaaacagaaaaggATATcttctaaatgaaaaataaaaatgtgtattagTCTCTACAATAGAAGAAGTACCATCTATATTTCATTCATAATTTTTTGTATATTACTTGATAGATTGAAAATTGCTATCttacatagaaaataaaaatcaacataacatttttattttttatcaatcATTTCCTTAATAGCATCAAACTTACCAATTAAAAGTGTTTGATACCAGAGAATAAAAGATCTTTTCTAGTCTCTAAAAATTTTCTACATCTTTAgtgaaagtaacaaaaaaaaaaaaacagatagtGTTGtgttatgtatatgtgtgtatacaTATGCACGGAGGGATAGGATggaaaaaatgtacaaaaaaattaGATTGATTCAATACAATAGAGACAAATATaaagtgagattaaattttaaagtgAAGTTTTGTAATTGAATAAGAATTGTAAAAACTGTTGGCACACAAATATTACTTGCTGTCACATTTATTTGCCCCAGGCCTTCAAATACACTTTAAATTACATATTTGGATAAATAGttttaaccaaaacaacaaACCTAAGGTATGTTTAATACAAAAGCTAAGTCTACTCATCGCaaagtttttaatttgaaattaaaaaattcttgTTGATGATTCCAAgccacaaataaaaaatttaaatgaatttCAGGAtgtataaaataacattttgcattcttaaaattgaatattatttaattaattaaaatttagtaGTTTttcacacatttattttataaagaaaaaaaaaaaaagaatgtatataACTAACATCATGCTAAATAAAATATCTGGGAACATATACATAATGAAGGGAGAAATATCATACATACTACCTCGCAAAATCTATATAGCTCATTAATATTGGTGAGAGAAATGAATGCAGGgttaacaaaataaagaaaaaaattaaaatctaaccAAAGAAGTAAATTAACAGCCACCTTTATGCGcaagcaattaaaaagaaaaaagtgacTTTAGaaccaagtaaaataaaaaaaaactgagaacAATGATGCAATGAATATTATCTGTCATCAAAATAATGAATGCCCACATAACCAAACTGTAAGATATTGGCCAAAGCTGTTTCAACTGACTTACTTTTACGTGCAACTGTCAAAATAATAGCAAGATAAGTTGATATAGcaccaaaacaaaactacaattTACTTTTTCTCCTGTTATATTAGATTtagactattttttaaattattaaatgttgtatttggttaAAACAGGAAAAATGCAGGCTAtttcaacattgtttttttttctagaaataaaagtaataacaGTTTAATAGTTAACATTTCAATCAAAACTTAAattaaaagacaacatataaaggggtatttaaaatttagaaaatacaGACTATAGCGCACAAATATCTTTATAACTAGTGGCGtagctgacatttttttttttttatacaaagagAAGGTAGGTGGCAAGGCAGAGGTAAATAAGCTCACATTTTATCCTCCTAAAAAGGAATGTAATTTAGTTAAGGTCACTTGGAAAATAAGGCTATGGAGGAGTACAGCAGTATGTTGCTCCTCACTGTACAGCCAGTTACACCCCTATTCATAATAAGATCTGTTTAAATATTAGAAATTAAATGTTCACACTGCACAGCACACAAAACATATAAACAGGCATACATCACACTGCTGTGTAAAATAGCTTTCAATGCTAGaaactaaaagtattaaaaataaagaaaacactaaACACATAACTCAGTCATTATTTTTCTCTTCATAGCTAGGAGAGTGGAAGGAGTTTCACCTACCAGCTTTTTTGAATGGAGCATTACAAAACGGGTCTGACGAGTCAGAGCCGGACATCACAAGATCTTCGCGACTTTTTACATTGGAAATGCCTAAGATATGATATGGTATGGGGGAAAAGAAGACAAGCAAACACAAATTAACTCTCAGTATTGTATGTAGTATTATCAAATAGTGGGACATGGGGAGGGACAGATGTTTTGTGTATTACAAGCAGAGATCATTACAATTAAAATCCTTTTCTGACCTATTGCAATCTATATTTTAGAGATCTGAAACCAGACAATGTcagaaaaaaactttaaatgacTGGTATAATTAGGATTAAACTGTGTTAGctcaatatatttaaaattgttagaaATTCTTGTTAGCAGAATTAATTGAAATTTAATCCTGACTTAACCCTGTCCCTatttttgatgttgttttttgtaatcttataaatt is part of the Biomphalaria glabrata chromosome 2, xgBioGlab47.1, whole genome shotgun sequence genome and harbors:
- the LOC106068812 gene encoding BMP-2-inducible protein kinase-like isoform X2, which translates into the protein MKKLFGSNQQNPFIGKTFQIGRYSVVVDDVIAEGGFAIVFLVKLPNRSRLALKRMYVNNDRDLAVCQKEIKIMKDLSGHKNTIRYIESSINVTQNRVYEVLILMQFCRGSVIQEMNDRIDSGFSEKEILKIFCDVCEAVSRLHHCQTPIIHRDLKVENILLGEAGNYVLCDFGSATGRVMDPSQQKITAIEEEIQKYTTLSYRAPEMIDLYGGTPITTKADIWALGCLLYKLCFFTLPFGESSLAIQSVNYTIPDSCRFSNGLMSLIAFMLQKDPAKRPDIFQVSSVAFHLAGRANPVPNMNSSPVPDIKSLPLPLTESEAKQMKSTGQKNPAAVIVESTTVAPRQRPKGQAAPTSATLGLPIQTTIAPRRRPTASNPNTPVVDVGPPPTTSPPYAAPAAVPASPMYSMVPQQVSTVANFPHGSMNTSNQSFYAHQSFSQPMGMYQMYPNPLAQPLFNQQAPLTQSTSYNHALNERGGSGERLVTSVSSNEVKTAQLISIDDDIIEDTSKSDPNLATQSDTTFKRPFVPQNRIPSLDPGSSPSLLLNPPVDNRVNRHRRNVSDTSFLTMGGKGSAFRAYHGNQLSTTNEAKSKSATNTPINSPPPLGSQKFTRPLSADLVEWNPFEDNFNAETDDMMFGEEFDKIRRGSNTSISNVKSREDLVMSGSDSSDPFCNAPFKKAEISLDGSSSDSGSDNRVNTKTTEKVKLQSAALSDTLAAAEQGSETRSRDFLGTGQLRAALGRTKYSQLIDSDETDDVYDGRNKENVPIFGQEGTKAAVYDDGHQLNLVSAAISKLEPRGRKESSSSYAEEDHPSLKTQQANNFDYQELDDEFGSRPVDLAVSVAIKSGSNEADSVNVKYVTGADRIVGHEYGVKPLLDDDELQDAYVGQAQGWPQAHNVPNPVQYYFPNQQGLSNAGHTAMEQNGARQLTEKSFGYLKDQITLACEPAEADVDHSAMTTSSSVISPELESGFDVFSAAPFKPKSSKTSTPASVQASGTSSINSTSTDVFDSAPFKYKPVKSNTSSTVTSPGSSTSITATSGDFLVSKKTDQADIFGSTPFHTSHSNISSGPSSSTVSLSMEDIMYIKTPDEAQPGSLQQLSGCSNSVSSDYLSSQQIGRNYEYPKQNDTLTMSGHAELESIISNIPEDPFGAVPLNKAMKRSMKKGSINPLPMPSSAASTIPAKVVLNPVGMTGPNTDYMGTRKNDIVINNQGQHYIGGVSQESQHPNNMSYNAQYRHISMSHTNPTWNTQTQHFLPMAQSHNNNQPNIQKSVLESVSQSKPNSQQTQKISHPIVPQASHQDMRHSHAFQHHMFNQTVVRPAPPTTRPNIQRPGDLPVASSVQLVGTSTWTSAHQDEAEWEAPDEFDDEGRYQRLKVKGPNSKRSSREVSSSGFANMSFNDEDEFNQDSLPRDSPSMGTAVSIQNMYRTETSPTGGEIVGRATIVVPATAFDTGTWPRKHKRHQVKAEPFSVTKK